In Acidaminococcus fermentans DSM 20731, one genomic interval encodes:
- a CDS encoding murein hydrolase activator EnvC family protein, whose protein sequence is MKKCAALVAALLLGTQLSASVSWAETIEEKRAQLDEIQQKLGEKDAQLEDKKKEISNAMERLILTQEELAEAKRKLAAIESRQQALSIKIRQNEAALAAKQKEYDKSRSVYKKRLRDIYENGQVNYLDVLLGAADFRDFSSRMYLLQRVIRRDFALIDRLEEQREALLQQKAELDDIRKQLAAAHAESQKEKEIVAQKTVERQKLYEQALAEKAQLDAEYEELQRNSQEITAMIQRMEQEGRMMPQAGGTGQLAWPVNGEITSPFGWRVHPIWGTQIFHAGLDIGADYGDPVHAADSGTVVFAGWMGGYGNAVMIDHGGGMVTLYGHNSSITVGEGEQVSKGQTIALAGSTGNSTGPHCHFEVRIHGEVVSPLQYLP, encoded by the coding sequence ATGAAGAAATGCGCAGCCCTGGTGGCCGCCCTCCTGTTGGGGACCCAGCTGTCCGCTTCCGTAAGCTGGGCGGAAACCATTGAGGAAAAACGGGCCCAGCTGGATGAAATCCAGCAGAAACTGGGAGAGAAGGATGCCCAGCTGGAAGACAAGAAAAAAGAGATCAGCAACGCCATGGAACGGCTGATCCTGACCCAGGAGGAGCTGGCGGAAGCCAAGCGGAAGCTGGCGGCCATCGAATCCAGGCAGCAGGCCCTGTCCATTAAGATCCGTCAGAATGAAGCGGCCCTGGCGGCCAAACAGAAAGAATATGACAAGAGCCGGTCCGTGTACAAGAAGCGGCTTCGGGACATTTACGAAAACGGTCAGGTGAATTACCTGGACGTACTGCTGGGGGCGGCGGATTTCCGGGATTTTTCTTCCCGGATGTACCTGCTCCAGCGGGTGATCCGCCGGGATTTCGCCCTGATCGACCGGTTGGAAGAACAGAGGGAGGCCCTGCTGCAGCAGAAAGCGGAACTGGACGATATCCGGAAGCAGCTGGCAGCCGCCCATGCGGAAAGCCAGAAGGAAAAGGAAATCGTGGCCCAGAAAACCGTGGAACGGCAGAAGCTGTACGAACAGGCTCTGGCGGAAAAAGCCCAGCTGGATGCGGAGTATGAAGAACTCCAGCGGAACAGCCAGGAAATCACCGCTATGATCCAGCGGATGGAACAGGAAGGGCGGATGATGCCCCAGGCCGGGGGCACCGGTCAGCTGGCCTGGCCGGTGAACGGGGAGATCACTTCTCCCTTTGGCTGGCGGGTCCATCCCATCTGGGGGACACAGATTTTCCATGCCGGTCTGGATATCGGCGCCGATTACGGGGATCCGGTCCACGCAGCCGACAGCGGCACCGTGGTGTTTGCCGGCTGGATGGGAGGCTACGGCAACGCGGTGATGATCGACCACGGGGGCGGTATGGTGACCCTGTACGGCCACAATTCCTCCATTACCGTAGGAGAAGGGGAACAGGTGAGCAAGGGGCAGACCATTGCCCTGGCCGGCAGCACCGGCAATTCCACCGGACCCCACTGCCATTTCGAAGTCCGTATCCACGGGGAAGTGGTGAGCCCCCTCCAGTATCTGCCGTAA
- a CDS encoding S41 family peptidase, with product MFKKRFSIPQMLGVFFLSLGVFSGGTYYLMKNWIGDPGALFQIVRTMHLIQEHYVGETNRKAIYDGALKGMVGVLNDPYSTYLDNQDFQALSTMTEGHFGGVGMVMGQKKDGQFVVVAPIEDTPAYKAGIKAGDILLKIDGEDLNGQNLNQVVKKIRGRDGSQVTLTLKRGSEEPRDIAVTRSDIKLKSVYSRMEDGGIGYIRITNFNEDTARDFGASLQDLRDKGMKALVLDLRDNPGGLLESGVGVARYLVPKGPIVSVTDKDGNTQTESSSLETVDFPLAVLVNHGTASAAEIVSGAIQDTGSGKLFGVKTYGKGVVQNIFLLSNKTAVKLTVARYYTPSGRSIDKVGITPDQAVEATDEEGSNQLQAAEEYLRQQLQQ from the coding sequence ATGTTCAAAAAGAGATTTTCCATTCCCCAGATGCTGGGGGTATTCTTCCTGTCCCTGGGTGTTTTCAGCGGCGGGACATATTATCTGATGAAAAACTGGATCGGAGACCCGGGAGCCCTTTTCCAGATCGTCCGGACCATGCACCTGATCCAGGAACATTATGTGGGGGAAACCAATCGGAAAGCCATCTATGATGGCGCGCTCAAAGGCATGGTGGGGGTCCTGAACGACCCCTATTCCACCTACCTGGACAACCAGGATTTCCAGGCCCTCTCCACCATGACGGAAGGTCATTTTGGCGGCGTGGGCATGGTGATGGGACAGAAAAAGGACGGCCAGTTTGTGGTGGTGGCACCCATTGAGGACACTCCTGCCTACAAAGCCGGCATCAAAGCCGGAGATATCCTGCTGAAGATCGACGGGGAAGACCTGAACGGCCAGAACCTGAACCAGGTGGTGAAGAAGATCCGGGGCCGGGATGGTTCCCAGGTGACCCTGACCCTGAAACGGGGCAGTGAGGAACCCAGGGATATTGCCGTCACCCGCAGCGACATCAAGCTGAAAAGCGTGTACAGCCGCATGGAAGACGGGGGCATCGGCTATATCCGGATCACCAATTTCAACGAAGACACGGCCAGGGACTTCGGAGCCAGTCTCCAGGACCTCCGGGACAAGGGCATGAAGGCCCTGGTGCTGGATCTCCGGGACAATCCCGGGGGGCTTCTGGAAAGCGGCGTAGGGGTGGCCCGGTACCTGGTGCCCAAAGGCCCCATCGTTTCCGTCACGGACAAGGACGGGAACACCCAGACGGAATCTTCCAGCCTGGAAACGGTGGATTTCCCTCTGGCGGTGCTGGTGAACCATGGTACGGCCAGTGCGGCGGAAATCGTATCCGGAGCCATCCAGGATACCGGTTCCGGAAAACTCTTCGGGGTGAAGACCTATGGCAAGGGAGTGGTCCAGAACATCTTCCTCCTGAGCAACAAAACGGCCGTAAAGCTTACCGTAGCCCGGTATTACACTCCCAGCGGCCGGAGCATCGACAAGGTGGGCATCACCCCTGACCAGGCGGTGGAAGCCACTGACGAAGAAGGATCCAACCAGCTGCAGGCGGCGGAAGAGTACCTCCGTCAGCAGCTCCAACAGTAA
- a CDS encoding sensor histidine kinase, translating into MEIINSLTSQIAVWKNFLTGAAGNLPPVPLLKTGAEVLLGLLVLLLIAYRFRTHQVRRERKIRYRIARMIAHLCDTYDSLEDVDWKKQKVYRYHFVNGDLEIQERDIEGVGDLIGPLHPSDALKYTEDYLKGAIEKAMKTCCPVEFTAREKGADGTFHWKSFLFQGVKNDKIHSRSCLLLKRDVDDSRSAEMEKRAQLSLDMNAAREAAQAKNEFLNRFSQDTREALRDIMGNLGLTRDEMDPDRRREYLDESQQETRYLMSMIEDVKELSDIENGNLEIRSEEFNVDETLEKLNQLFRKEAEKRGIAYSCTVEPLLYPNLIGDEQRLEQVLLNLLTHALLFTDRGQKVLCAVREQLVKNKKVSLEFTVLCAGMKVPQEMVEKAFLPFELTRQVGSAKVHGGLGLVVTQRLVTLLGGQIRADNAEGRGVRYIIELPFDFASSVK; encoded by the coding sequence ATGGAAATCATCAATAGCCTGACCAGTCAGATTGCAGTCTGGAAGAATTTTCTCACCGGTGCCGCAGGGAATCTGCCCCCTGTACCTCTCCTGAAAACAGGGGCTGAAGTCCTGCTGGGACTTCTGGTCCTGCTGCTGATCGCCTATCGGTTCCGCACCCACCAGGTGCGCCGGGAACGGAAGATCCGCTACCGGATTGCCCGGATGATCGCCCATCTGTGCGACACTTATGACAGTCTGGAAGATGTGGACTGGAAAAAACAGAAGGTGTACCGGTACCATTTTGTGAATGGTGACCTGGAAATCCAGGAACGGGATATCGAAGGGGTGGGGGACCTGATCGGCCCTCTCCATCCCAGTGATGCCCTGAAATATACGGAAGACTATCTGAAAGGGGCCATCGAAAAGGCCATGAAGACCTGCTGCCCGGTGGAATTCACCGCCCGGGAAAAAGGTGCGGACGGCACGTTCCACTGGAAATCCTTCCTGTTCCAGGGGGTAAAGAATGACAAAATCCACAGCCGCAGCTGCCTGCTGCTGAAACGGGATGTGGACGACAGCCGCAGTGCGGAAATGGAAAAAAGGGCCCAGCTGAGCCTGGACATGAACGCGGCCCGGGAAGCCGCCCAGGCCAAAAATGAATTCCTCAACCGGTTCAGCCAGGATACCCGGGAAGCCCTCCGGGACATTATGGGAAACCTGGGACTGACCCGGGACGAAATGGATCCGGACCGGCGCCGGGAATATCTGGACGAAAGCCAGCAGGAAACCCGGTACCTGATGTCCATGATCGAGGATGTAAAGGAACTGTCCGATATCGAAAACGGGAACCTGGAAATCCGCAGCGAAGAATTTAATGTGGATGAAACCCTGGAAAAACTCAACCAGCTGTTCCGGAAAGAAGCGGAAAAACGGGGGATTGCCTACAGCTGTACGGTGGAACCCCTGCTGTATCCCAACCTGATCGGGGATGAACAGCGGCTGGAACAGGTGCTGCTGAATCTGCTGACCCACGCCCTGCTGTTTACGGACCGGGGACAGAAAGTCCTCTGTGCCGTCCGGGAGCAGCTGGTGAAGAACAAAAAGGTGTCCCTGGAGTTCACCGTGCTCTGTGCTGGCATGAAGGTGCCCCAGGAAATGGTGGAAAAAGCCTTCCTGCCCTTTGAACTGACCCGTCAGGTGGGCAGCGCTAAAGTCCACGGAGGCCTGGGCCTTGTGGTGACCCAGCGTCTGGTGACCCTGCTGGGAGGCCAGATCCGGGCGGACAATGCGGAAGGCAGGGGCGTACGGTACATCATCGAACTGCCCTTTGATTTTGCCAGCAGCGTGAAATAA
- a CDS encoding deoxyribonuclease IV, with protein sequence MLHIGCHLSSSKGLAAMGKTALSIGADTFAFFTRNPRGSKARETDPRDVEKFQALWETNRAIPLVAHAPYTLNPASTKEDVRTFARETIADDLRKMEMVPGNYYNMHPGNHLGQGSETGISLIAQCLNAVLDPALSTTLLLETMAGKGTEVGRTFGELRAIIDRLDHPEKVGVCLDTCHVWDGGYDIGSDLNGVLEEFDRTLGLDRLKAIHLNDSKNPLGAHKDRHEKLGQGCIGLETLKNVVNHPALRDLPFILETPNDLTGYQEEIALMRQAREEGEKA encoded by the coding sequence ATGCTTCATATCGGATGTCATTTATCCTCCAGCAAAGGGCTTGCCGCCATGGGGAAGACGGCCCTTTCCATCGGAGCGGATACCTTTGCTTTCTTCACCCGGAATCCCCGGGGAAGCAAAGCCAGGGAAACGGATCCCAGAGACGTGGAAAAATTCCAGGCCCTGTGGGAAACCAACCGGGCCATTCCACTGGTGGCCCATGCCCCCTATACCCTGAACCCGGCTTCCACCAAAGAGGATGTGCGGACCTTTGCCCGGGAGACCATCGCCGATGATCTCCGGAAAATGGAAATGGTGCCGGGGAATTACTACAACATGCACCCGGGGAACCACCTGGGGCAGGGGTCGGAAACCGGCATCAGCCTGATTGCCCAGTGCCTGAACGCCGTGCTGGATCCGGCCCTGTCCACCACCCTGCTCCTGGAAACCATGGCGGGGAAAGGGACGGAAGTGGGCCGGACTTTTGGCGAGCTCCGGGCCATCATCGACCGGCTGGATCATCCGGAAAAAGTGGGGGTCTGCCTGGACACCTGCCATGTGTGGGATGGCGGCTATGACATCGGATCCGACCTGAACGGGGTGCTGGAGGAATTTGACCGGACCCTGGGCCTGGACCGGCTGAAGGCCATCCATCTCAACGACAGCAAAAATCCCCTGGGAGCCCACAAGGACCGGCATGAAAAGCTGGGCCAGGGCTGCATCGGGCTGGAAACCCTGAAAAACGTGGTGAACCATCCGGCGCTCCGAGACCTGCCCTTTATCCTGGAAACCCCCAATGACCTGACCGGGTACCAGGAAGAAATCGCCCTGATGCGCCAGGCCCGGGAAGAAGGGGAGAAAGCATGA
- the thiT gene encoding energy-coupled thiamine transporter ThiT codes for MKLFAMLEKSPMTLLALAGVFLILAFLLRTRKVKLTTHQATCCGLLLALTLVLSLLPLYRMPYGGTITLGGMLPIMLIAFAYGPEVGIMAGFVYGLLNLLLNPYILQPVQVLFDYPLPFMALGLCGFFPRHPYLGMAVGVAVRYLFHFISGVAFFASYAPAGMSPAVYSLVANGTYLIPDLVICLVLYRLLPMERFRQMM; via the coding sequence ATGAAACTCTTTGCCATGCTGGAAAAAAGTCCCATGACCCTGCTGGCCCTGGCCGGAGTGTTCCTGATCCTGGCTTTCCTGCTGCGGACCCGGAAAGTGAAGCTCACCACCCATCAGGCCACCTGCTGCGGACTGCTCCTGGCCCTGACCCTGGTGCTGAGCCTTCTGCCCCTGTACCGGATGCCCTATGGAGGCACCATCACCCTGGGAGGTATGCTGCCCATCATGCTCATTGCCTTCGCCTACGGGCCGGAAGTGGGGATCATGGCCGGGTTTGTGTACGGGCTCCTGAACCTGCTGCTGAATCCCTATATCCTCCAGCCGGTCCAGGTGCTGTTCGATTATCCGTTGCCCTTCATGGCCCTGGGGCTCTGCGGATTCTTTCCCCGTCATCCCTATCTGGGCATGGCGGTGGGCGTGGCCGTCCGGTACCTGTTTCATTTCATTTCCGGGGTGGCATTTTTTGCCAGCTACGCACCGGCCGGCATGTCCCCGGCAGTGTATTCCCTGGTGGCCAACGGAACCTACCTGATCCCGGATCTGGTGATCTGCCTGGTGCTGTACCGTCTGCTGCCCATGGAACGGTTCCGGCAGATGATGTAA
- the infC gene encoding translation initiation factor IF-3, translated as MEVNVIAKDELRINEAIRAREVRVNSADGEQFGIMSLHDALHLAEEKHLDLVEIAPKAKPPVCRIMDYGKYLYEQQKREKEARKRQRTIDVKEVKLRIRIEDHDFEVKTKNAIRFLQGGDKVKVTIMFRGREMTHPELGEQLLNRMADQLQEIATVERKPKLEGRNMIMIVAPKSSK; from the coding sequence TTGGAGGTGAACGTCATAGCAAAAGATGAACTGCGGATCAATGAAGCCATCCGCGCAAGAGAAGTTCGTGTCAACTCTGCGGACGGGGAACAGTTTGGTATCATGTCCCTGCACGATGCCCTGCACCTGGCCGAAGAAAAACACCTGGACCTGGTGGAAATCGCTCCCAAAGCCAAACCTCCGGTCTGCCGGATCATGGATTACGGCAAGTATCTCTATGAACAGCAGAAAAGAGAGAAAGAAGCGCGGAAGCGTCAGAGAACCATCGATGTGAAGGAAGTCAAACTCCGGATCCGCATCGAAGACCACGATTTCGAAGTCAAGACCAAGAATGCCATCCGCTTCTTACAGGGCGGTGACAAGGTAAAAGTGACCATCATGTTCCGGGGACGGGAAATGACCCATCCGGAACTGGGCGAACAATTACTGAATAGAATGGCTGACCAACTGCAGGAGATTGCCACTGTGGAAAGAAAGCCGAAACTGGAAGGACGCAACATGATCATGATCGTTGCTCCCAAAAGTTCCAAATAA
- the rpmI gene encoding 50S ribosomal protein L35 → MPKMKTRRSAAKRFKATASGEFKRGKAFRSHILEHKSPTRKRNLRKAALVHKTDHERVAKMLPYA, encoded by the coding sequence ATGCCGAAAATGAAAACCCGCAGATCCGCTGCTAAACGCTTCAAAGCCACCGCTTCCGGTGAATTCAAACGTGGCAAAGCTTTCCGGAGCCATATCCTGGAACACAAATCTCCTACCCGTAAGAGAAACCTGCGTAAAGCTGCTCTGGTCCACAAGACTGATCACGAACGCGTGGCCAAGATGCTGCCCTACGCATAA
- the rplT gene encoding 50S ribosomal protein L20 encodes MARIKVGVTAHRRHKHILKLAKGYRGSKSKLFKKANETVMKALMYARRDRRAKKREFRQLWIARINAATRANGLSYSRFICGLTKAGVVLDRKVLADMAVNDAAAFAKLVETAKAAL; translated from the coding sequence ATGGCAAGAATTAAAGTCGGCGTAACTGCCCATAGACGTCATAAACACATTCTGAAGCTGGCCAAAGGCTACAGAGGTTCCAAGAGCAAGCTGTTCAAAAAAGCCAATGAAACCGTCATGAAGGCTCTGATGTATGCCCGTCGTGACAGAAGAGCCAAGAAACGTGAATTCCGTCAGCTGTGGATCGCCCGGATCAACGCTGCTACCCGGGCCAACGGCCTGAGCTACAGCCGTTTCATCTGCGGCCTGACCAAAGCCGGCGTTGTGCTGGACCGGAAAGTCCTGGCCGACATGGCTGTGAACGATGCCGCTGCTTTCGCCAAACTGGTGGAAACTGCCAAGGCTGCTCTGTAA
- the rpsO gene encoding 30S ribosomal protein S15 gives MLTPARKKELIETYRINEQDTGSPEVQIAILTERISYLTEHLKANKKDHHSRRGLLKMVGQRRGLLNYLMKKNIERYRSIVERLGLRK, from the coding sequence ATGTTAACGCCTGCAAGAAAGAAAGAACTCATCGAAACCTACCGCATCAACGAACAGGACACCGGGTCCCCTGAAGTACAGATTGCCATCCTGACCGAACGGATCAGCTATCTGACCGAACACCTGAAAGCCAACAAAAAGGACCATCATTCCCGTCGCGGCCTGCTGAAAATGGTTGGTCAGCGCCGTGGCCTGCTGAACTACCTGATGAAGAAAAACATCGAACGGTACAGAAGCATCGTGGAAAGACTGGGCCTGCGGAAATAA
- the uraA gene encoding uracil permease, with amino-acid sequence MEERRIIHVEEKLPVLETIPLSLQHLFAMFGSTVLVPFLLYVDPATALFMNGIGTLLYLTICKWKLPAYLGSSFAFISPVLAVCATPGMTYGDAQGGFIAFGLCFILIGLMVKKIGTNWIDVLFPPAAMGSIVAIIGLELAPLALNMSGFMDPVQGMTNGQAMTISMFTLIVTILATVLGRGFIAIIPILIGVVSGYVLSWFMGVVDFSAVETAAWFSFPTFYQPRFNLSAIMMILPALFVVLAEHLGHLFVTSDIVGRDLIKDPGLHRSLMADGLSNVLSGLLGSTPNTTYGENMGVMAITGVYSTWVIGGAAIFAILFSFIGKIAAVIHGIPTPVMGGVCILLFGFIAASGLRMMVERKVDFTQPKNLILTAVTMISGLSGAAVHIGPVQLKGMGLATVVAILASLAFLIFEKLGLSNEK; translated from the coding sequence ATGGAAGAACGACGAATCATCCACGTGGAGGAAAAACTTCCCGTCCTGGAAACCATTCCTCTCAGCCTCCAGCACCTGTTTGCCATGTTCGGCTCCACCGTGCTGGTGCCTTTTCTGCTGTATGTGGATCCGGCCACGGCCCTGTTCATGAACGGCATTGGCACCCTGCTGTACCTGACCATCTGCAAATGGAAGCTGCCTGCCTATCTGGGGTCCAGTTTCGCTTTCATTTCCCCTGTGCTGGCCGTATGCGCCACCCCGGGGATGACCTACGGAGACGCCCAGGGAGGCTTCATTGCTTTCGGGCTCTGTTTCATCCTGATCGGGCTCATGGTGAAGAAAATCGGCACCAACTGGATCGACGTGCTGTTTCCGCCGGCGGCCATGGGGTCCATTGTGGCCATCATCGGCCTGGAACTGGCGCCGCTGGCCCTGAACATGAGCGGTTTCATGGATCCGGTCCAGGGCATGACCAACGGACAGGCCATGACCATTTCCATGTTCACCCTGATTGTTACCATCCTGGCCACGGTCCTGGGCCGGGGCTTCATCGCCATCATCCCCATCCTGATCGGGGTGGTGTCCGGGTACGTGCTCAGCTGGTTCATGGGGGTAGTGGACTTTTCCGCCGTGGAAACGGCTGCCTGGTTCTCCTTTCCCACCTTCTATCAGCCCCGGTTCAACCTGTCCGCCATCATGATGATCCTTCCGGCGCTCTTTGTGGTGCTGGCGGAACACCTGGGCCATCTGTTCGTCACCAGCGACATTGTGGGCCGTGACCTCATCAAGGATCCCGGGCTCCACCGTTCCCTGATGGCTGACGGGCTGTCCAACGTGCTGTCCGGGCTCCTGGGATCCACGCCCAATACCACCTACGGGGAAAACATGGGGGTCATGGCCATTACCGGTGTCTACAGCACCTGGGTCATCGGCGGGGCGGCCATTTTCGCCATCCTGTTTTCCTTCATCGGGAAAATCGCTGCGGTGATCCATGGGATCCCTACTCCGGTAATGGGCGGCGTCTGCATCTTATTGTTCGGTTTTATTGCCGCTTCCGGTCTCCGGATGATGGTGGAACGGAAGGTGGACTTTACCCAGCCCAAAAACCTGATTCTCACGGCTGTGACCATGATCAGCGGTCTTTCCGGGGCAGCGGTCCACATCGGGCCCGTCCAGCTCAAAGGTATGGGGCTGGCGACGGTAGTGGCCATCCTGGCCAGCCTGGCTTTCCTGATTTTCGAAAAATTGGGGCTGTCCAACGAAAAATAA
- the guaA gene encoding glutamine-hydrolyzing GMP synthase, protein MDNLQHEVVLVVDFGAQYSQLIARRVRECGVYCEIIPYNYTLDKIKAKNPKAIILSGGPNSVYAENTPSVDEGIFEMGIPVLGICYGDQFMTKALGGVVAHAGSGEYGKTAVVLDNETRLFSGLEKNNVCWMSHQDYAEKAPEGFSVIATTEECPIAAMQNEEKKLYGVQFHPEVMHTPFGKQMFSNFLFNICNLSGDWTMSSFAQNKIREIREKVGDKNVLCAMSGGVDSSVAAVLVHKAVGKQLTCVFVDHGLLRKDEGDQVEQVFKRDFDMNLIRVNAQDRFLSKLKGVSDPEKKRKIIGEEFIRVFEEESKKIGHVDFLVQGTIYPDVVESGGTGTSATIKSHHNVGGLPKDMKLGLIEPLRELFKDEVRAVGEELGIPSELVWRQPFPGPGLAIRVLGEVTEEKLHIVREADAIFREEIAKAGLDRSIWQYFACLPNIRSVGVMGDFRTYSNTIALRAVNSTDGMTSDWSHIPYHVLDIVSRRIVNEVPGVNRVVYDITSKPPATIEWE, encoded by the coding sequence ATGGATAATTTACAGCATGAGGTTGTCCTGGTAGTTGACTTCGGCGCACAGTACAGCCAGCTGATTGCCAGACGAGTTCGTGAATGCGGTGTGTACTGCGAAATCATTCCTTACAATTACACCCTGGACAAGATCAAAGCCAAGAATCCCAAGGCCATCATCCTGTCCGGCGGTCCCAACAGTGTTTATGCGGAAAATACCCCCAGCGTGGATGAAGGGATTTTCGAAATGGGCATCCCTGTCCTGGGCATCTGCTACGGCGACCAGTTCATGACCAAGGCTCTGGGCGGTGTGGTGGCCCATGCCGGCAGCGGGGAATACGGCAAGACCGCTGTAGTGCTGGACAATGAAACCCGTCTCTTCTCCGGTCTGGAAAAGAACAATGTGTGCTGGATGAGCCATCAGGACTATGCGGAAAAGGCCCCGGAAGGCTTTTCCGTCATTGCCACCACGGAAGAATGCCCCATTGCTGCCATGCAGAATGAGGAAAAGAAACTCTACGGCGTCCAGTTCCATCCGGAAGTGATGCACACTCCCTTTGGGAAGCAGATGTTCAGCAATTTCCTGTTCAATATCTGCAACCTGTCCGGGGATTGGACCATGTCCTCCTTTGCCCAGAACAAGATCCGGGAAATCCGGGAAAAAGTGGGGGACAAGAACGTGCTCTGCGCCATGAGCGGCGGGGTGGATTCCTCCGTGGCCGCCGTCCTGGTCCACAAGGCAGTGGGCAAGCAGCTCACCTGTGTGTTCGTGGATCACGGTCTCCTGCGGAAAGATGAGGGGGACCAGGTGGAACAGGTCTTCAAACGGGATTTCGACATGAACCTGATCCGGGTCAATGCCCAGGACCGTTTCCTCAGCAAACTGAAAGGGGTCAGCGACCCTGAAAAGAAACGGAAGATCATCGGGGAAGAATTCATCCGGGTCTTCGAAGAAGAATCCAAAAAGATCGGTCACGTGGACTTCCTGGTCCAGGGGACCATTTATCCTGACGTGGTGGAATCCGGCGGTACCGGCACTTCTGCCACCATCAAAAGCCACCACAATGTGGGCGGCCTGCCCAAAGACATGAAACTGGGCCTCATCGAACCCCTGCGGGAACTGTTCAAGGATGAAGTCCGTGCCGTAGGCGAAGAACTGGGCATCCCCTCCGAACTGGTATGGCGCCAGCCCTTCCCGGGCCCCGGTCTGGCCATCCGTGTCCTGGGTGAAGTGACCGAAGAAAAGCTCCACATCGTCCGGGAAGCCGATGCCATTTTCCGGGAAGAAATCGCCAAAGCCGGTCTGGACCGGTCCATCTGGCAGTATTTCGCCTGCCTCCCCAACATCCGCAGCGTCGGTGTCATGGGTGACTTCCGGACCTACAGCAACACCATCGCCCTCCGTGCCGTCAACAGCACCGATGGCATGACCTCCGACTGGTCCCACATTCCCTACCACGTGCTGGACATCGTGTCCCGCCGGATCGTCAACGAAGTTCCCGGGGTGAACCGTGTAGTCTACGATATCACCAGCAAGCCGCCGGCGACAATTGAATGGGAGTAA
- a CDS encoding DUF4160 domain-containing protein, translating into MPQLFRIGPYLIYFWSNENNPVEPVHVHIAEGKPSPNATKVWITESGGSSQQQPIPRFHNGRWSCF; encoded by the coding sequence ATGCCACAGCTGTTTAGAATCGGACCCTACCTGATTTATTTCTGGTCCAATGAAAACAATCCGGTAGAACCGGTGCATGTCCATATCGCAGAAGGAAAGCCTTCCCCAAATGCCACGAAAGTGTGGATTACAGAAAGCGGGGGCTCTTCTCAGCAACAACCCATTCCAAGATTCCACAACGGACGCTGGTCATGCTTTTAA
- a CDS encoding threonine aldolase family protein, which yields MIRFNNDYNHGAHPAILEALTRTNDTQFSGYGTDEWCDKAERLILDQCQCPQGKVYFFPGATQANLVTIAAFLGSCDSVICASTGHINGHECASIENTGHKILALPQQDGKITAGQIEKEARAYYEAGEAEWLTRPSLVYISFTTEYGTLYSKAELTAISEVCRKYGMALFVDGARLAYGLASPENDLTLPDLARLADAFYLGGTKCGALFGEALVLTHPETVRRFKASMKQNGAVLAKGWLLGLQFCTLLQDGLYFKMAARADAFALKIRDAFRKKGIPEYVVSPTNQQFVLLTPEQAAHLEKKYAFEREGTLEDGRLLVRFCTSWSTKEGEVEALVADIANA from the coding sequence ATGATCCGTTTCAACAACGACTATAACCACGGGGCCCATCCTGCCATCCTGGAAGCCCTGACCCGTACCAATGATACCCAGTTCAGCGGGTATGGCACTGATGAATGGTGTGACAAGGCAGAAAGACTGATCCTGGACCAGTGCCAATGTCCCCAGGGGAAGGTGTATTTTTTCCCGGGGGCTACCCAGGCCAATCTGGTGACCATCGCTGCTTTCTTAGGTTCCTGTGACAGTGTGATCTGCGCTTCCACCGGCCACATCAACGGCCATGAATGTGCTTCCATCGAAAATACGGGCCATAAGATCCTGGCCCTGCCCCAGCAGGACGGCAAAATCACGGCGGGACAGATTGAAAAAGAAGCCCGGGCCTATTATGAAGCCGGCGAGGCTGAATGGCTCACCCGGCCTTCCCTGGTCTACATTTCCTTTACCACCGAATATGGGACCCTCTATTCCAAAGCAGAACTCACGGCCATTTCCGAAGTATGCCGCAAGTATGGGATGGCTCTTTTTGTGGACGGAGCCCGGCTGGCTTACGGGCTGGCTTCCCCTGAAAACGACCTGACCCTGCCGGATCTGGCCCGGCTTGCCGATGCTTTTTACCTGGGGGGCACCAAATGCGGCGCTCTCTTCGGGGAAGCACTGGTTCTCACCCATCCGGAAACTGTCCGCCGGTTCAAGGCTTCTATGAAGCAGAACGGTGCCGTCCTGGCCAAAGGCTGGCTCCTGGGGCTCCAGTTCTGCACCCTGCTCCAGGATGGCCTCTATTTCAAAATGGCGGCCCGGGCCGATGCTTTTGCCCTGAAGATCCGGGATGCCTTCCGGAAAAAGGGAATCCCTGAATACGTGGTCAGCCCCACCAACCAGCAGTTCGTGCTCCTGACTCCGGAACAGGCTGCCCATCTGGAAAAGAAATACGCTTTTGAACGGGAGGGGACATTGGAAGACGGCCGTCTCCTGGTCCGCTTCTGCACCTCCTGGAGTACGAAGGAGGGGGAGGTGGAGGCGCTAGTCGCCGACATTGCTAACGCATAA